From Microcystis aeruginosa NIES-2549, a single genomic window includes:
- a CDS encoding recombinase family protein: MKIIAYTYTNPLLDSPPDASIWAYSPEQVYQDFGDRSQRQQLLRDCQGTPPRLLILRRLAELGDNGTEVSKILQSLEALDIDIIALEDPDYKLNFAKILQEISKNELSNRLKAGHAHNRLQALPPPGKAPYGYRRGKERYILDRSTAPVVKDFFDRFLISASLRSTVRYLEKRYGKKISVATAHKWLTNPVYRGDLCYLGQDIIPDTHTPIISREEAAQIDRILRNNRKLPPRSASAPRSLAGLVVCSQCQSGMTITKVTARGKGLEYLYLRPLQCPRTKKCSAIAYEKILDSTIERICQDLPPTIAQISLPDLETIKRGMSEEIGQKNDILSQLPSLEAAGILDRETANLRAYKLKNEIAQIQGRLDQLPPDNLTIIARAVAFPQFWRDLSEIERRFYFREFIRRIEIERETANNWHLRLIFVF; this comes from the coding sequence ATGAAAATTATCGCCTACACCTATACCAATCCCCTGCTCGATAGTCCCCCCGATGCCTCCATTTGGGCCTATTCTCCCGAACAAGTGTATCAGGATTTTGGCGATCGCTCACAACGGCAGCAACTGCTCCGCGATTGTCAAGGGACTCCCCCCCGACTGCTGATCCTGCGTCGTCTAGCAGAATTGGGAGACAATGGCACAGAAGTTAGCAAAATTTTACAATCCTTAGAAGCCCTCGACATAGATATAATTGCCCTAGAAGACCCAGATTATAAGCTGAATTTTGCCAAGATTCTGCAAGAAATATCAAAAAACGAACTAAGTAATCGTTTAAAAGCTGGCCACGCTCACAATCGTCTGCAAGCTTTACCTCCCCCCGGAAAAGCACCCTACGGTTATCGTCGTGGCAAGGAGCGTTATATACTCGATCGCAGTACCGCGCCGGTAGTCAAAGACTTTTTTGATCGCTTTTTGATTTCTGCTTCCCTGCGTTCCACGGTGCGCTATCTAGAAAAACGCTACGGTAAAAAGATATCGGTAGCTACTGCCCATAAATGGCTGACCAATCCCGTTTATCGCGGCGATTTGTGCTATCTCGGTCAAGATATTATCCCCGATACCCACACCCCGATTATCTCCCGGGAAGAAGCAGCCCAGATCGATCGCATCCTGAGAAATAATCGCAAATTACCCCCCCGCAGTGCCAGCGCCCCGCGTTCCTTAGCGGGTTTAGTCGTCTGTAGTCAATGTCAATCGGGGATGACGATTACCAAAGTGACAGCGCGAGGAAAGGGCCTAGAATACCTCTATTTGCGACCTTTGCAATGTCCCCGGACAAAAAAATGTTCGGCGATCGCTTATGAAAAAATTCTCGACAGCACAATCGAGCGCATTTGTCAAGACCTACCGCCGACGATCGCCCAGATATCTTTACCTGATTTAGAGACGATCAAACGGGGAATGAGCGAGGAAATAGGGCAAAAAAACGATATTTTGTCGCAATTGCCCTCCCTAGAAGCGGCGGGAATTTTAGATCGAGAAACAGCTAATCTACGGGCCTATAAACTGAAAAACGAGATCGCGCAGATTCAAGGACGTTTAGACCAATTACCCCCGGATAACCTGACTATTATCGCTCGTGCCGTTGCTTTTCCGCAATTTTGGCGAGATTTATCGGAAATCGAGCGCCGTTTTTATTTTCGTGAGTTTATCCGTCGCATCGAAATCGAGAGGGAAACGGCTAATAATTGGCATTTACGTTTAATATTCGTTTTTTAA